A region from the Benincasa hispida cultivar B227 chromosome 12, ASM972705v1, whole genome shotgun sequence genome encodes:
- the LOC120068245 gene encoding CASP-like protein 1E1, producing MDGPRKAGFGVPDGSRSETTTARFCDLIVRFVAMILTLAAAVVIGVDKQTKTVPLQLADALPPLHVPVTARWHYLSAFVYFVVANGIACSYAAFSLVLSALNKGKSRGFIRSAIIVMDILTVALLFSGFGAAAAVGAIGRQGNSHLNWNKICNVFGRFCGQGAASLLLSLLGATSFLALSVLSALRLQRGFK from the exons ATGGACGGCCCGAGAAAGGCCGGATTCGGCGTACCGGACGGATCGCGGTCGGAGACGACAACGGCTAGGTTTTGCGATCTCATTGTGAGGTTTGTGGCGATGATTCTAACTTTGGCTGCTGCTGTGGTTATCGGCGTCGATAAACAGACGAAAACGGTGCCGCTTCAACTCGCCGACGCGTTGCCGCCGCTCCACGTTCCGGTTACTGCACGGTGGCATTATTTATCCGCTTTTGT GTATTTTGTAGTAGCAAACGGAATAGCATGTTCATATGCAGCCTTCTCGCTGGTACTTTCAGCATTAAACAAGGGCAAAAGCAGAGGCTTCATAAGATCGGCGATAATCGTGATGGATATTCTGACGGTGGCGCTGCTGTTCTCCGGCTTCGGAGCTGCCGCTGCCGTTGGCGCCATTGGCCGGCAAGGGAATTCACATCTTAATTGGAACAAAATTTGCAATGTGTTTGGAAGATTCTGTGGCCAAGGAGCTGCCTCTCTTCTCCTTTCCTTGCTTGGAGCGACGTCGTTTCTCGCTCTTTCTGTGCTTTCTGCTTTGAGGCTTCAAAGGGGATTCAAGTGA